In Lolium rigidum isolate FL_2022 chromosome 3, APGP_CSIRO_Lrig_0.1, whole genome shotgun sequence, the genomic window TGAGGACGCCAAGTGTTGGAAGAAACTGTGGGGGGTACCGGCGCCAGGGAAGATGATCATCACCATGTGGTGCTTTGCTCATGACTGTCTTCCGACGGCACATCAACTTCGAAGACGCAATATTCCATGCCAGGAGGACTGCGTCTTTTGTCATCGGGAGGAGCGTGTGGAGCACGTTTTCTTGCATTGTCAATATGCTCGTGAGGTTTGGCAGGCCCTGAAGGAAGTTTATCCAGTCCGGTTGAAACGCAAATGTTTTGTCTCCTCAAAGGAGTGGATTTTTGATTTTCTCTGTCGTTCAAAGGAGATTGATCAAGTGCTACTAGCTGTTACCTGTTGGCATCTTTAGGATGCGAGGAATGGGGTGCGTAATGGAGACCATATGAAGCACCCTAACAGTCTAGCTGAGCAGATTAAGGCCTATGTTGAGATGATTGAGCAGCACCTACTGGAACCTGCTTCTACCCAAAGGCGTGTGACTAATCCGACAGTCCCAAGATGGTCGCCGCCGCTGGAAGGTTCAGTGTTTGTTAATGTGGATGCAGCTTTGTTTTCATCATCTTCACGGATGGGGGTGGGCGTCGTGATCAGGAACCACATCGTATATGTCTGGTTGCTTGCAGCCAACTCCTTGATGAGGTTACGACGCCGGAGTTAGCTGAAGCACTGGCCATGAGGCGTGCAGTTGCCCTTGCCCATGAAGAAGGTTTTGACAGTATCATCGTGGCCTCGGACTGCTTGTCGGTTATTCAACGGATCCAATCGTCTCGTTGGGATCGCACTGGTATCGGTGTGGTGATCAAAGACATTAAGGAGATAGCCGCAAGTTTCACATCAGTGAAGTTTACTCATGTGGGTCGCTTGCTAAATGAATCAGCACATCGTCTAGCTCGCAGAGCTGAACACTATGGTTTTTCTATCTTTCGTGATGGAGGTCCGGATTGCATCCGTGATACTCTTTGTAATGATTTGATTTAATCAATAAAGTGCtgcattctcaaaaaaaaaagatgatgtgCATTTCTGTGGTCATGTGTGCTGGATTGCTGGTGGCTTAATTAAACAGGTGATAGGATCTGAGATCCTACCAGGCCGGTtacgtagattgtaggggtggaagtgtgctagacgagggagaggaaggcggcgccggcggctggccgcGTCGCGAGGTTGGAGGAAGGCGGCGCAAGGGAAGGAGCGACGGCTAGGGCAGGGAAGaccgactcctcaaggagtcggcAATAACGATCTATAAGATCCGTTTATTGCTTGATCGATATGGTCTATTACAACTTGTATTTATAAGAGAATtgcgaaaccctaatctgctaacttgggctaagcccctaacttaggcctggccggttgggccaccaggccggtcataacatctctccccgccttctcaaacagctcgtcctcgagccggATAGCTGGAAACCGCCGGTGGAACTCATCCCGGAACGGTGTCGGCTCGGGAGACGGCCGCGTCAGCCCAGCCCGAGCTGCGACGACATCAGCCGCAATGTCGTCTACGGTCTCCAAGTAGAACAGGCGTGGACAAACGTGGCCCGGTACATAGagctcgtcgcagttgaagcataACCCTTTACGACGGCGCTCGAGCTGTTCGGCCGTGGTCGGCCGACGGAAAGGCCGCGTCGCAGCTCGGATCGGAGTACCCCGCATGAGTCACGGCCGTGAGCGCCCGGCCTCGGTGGTGTCGGGGGAGGGCGGTCGGCTGGCCGAACGTCGCCGGCCGGGAAGGCCTCGCCGCATGGACCGCGCGCGCCGCTCGAAGGCGCGAGCGTAGTACATGGCCGACCGCAGGTCTCGGGGATCCCGCATCTCCACGTCGACGCGAATGTGGTCCGGCAGTCCGCCAATGAAGAGCTCGGCGCGCTGCTGCCCCGTCACCCCGGGCGCATGGCATGCGAGGGCTcggaagcggtcggcgaagtcctgcaccgtggtggtgaaggcCAAACGCCCGAGTTCCGCCAAGCGACTGCCGCGAATCGGGGGACCGAAGCGTAGAAGGCAGAGCTCGCGGAAGCGGTCCCATGGGGGCATGCCGCCCTCATCCTGCTCGAGGGAGTAATACCATGTctgggcggcgccgcggaggtggTAAGAGGCGAGCCAAGTCCGGTCCGAGGCGAGGATGCGCTGCCCTCGGAAGAACTGCTCGCATTGGTTGAGCCAGTTGAGGGGGTCCTCGACGCCGTCGTACGTGGCGAAGTCGAGCTTGGCGTAGCGTGGGGGGTTGGGCCGGCAGCGCCTCGGTACTCCGCGCGTCCGGCCGGAAGGCTCCGCCAAGCGCGAGTATGCCGGCTCCGGAAAGGAGGGCCTCGGAGGGTCCCCGGCGGTCGTGTAGACGGGAGGAGGCGCCGATGCGGACGAGTAGACGGGCGGGGGCTCCGTCGCGGTCACCCACGCCGGGAgccgcgagggcgacggcgggAACGACACCCGCCGGATGGGGACGCCCCGGGGCGGCGAGGTGGGCCCGGCGCCGGGGGCCGGCCGCCACGACGAccacggcggcgggggcggcgaggTCGGGGGCGGGCGGGCACGCCCGGACGGGCGGAAACGCCGGCGCGGCCGAGTAGGCGttgagggccggcggcggcggcggcggggtcatCCCCCGAGTGCCGATCGGGCACGGGCGGATGCCTTGGACGGCGGTGGCGAGGTCGCGGATGGCCGTCGAGAGCTCTTGCTGCGagaggaggggggcggcgcctGCGACATCTGCCAAATTGATAGGATCTGAGATCCTACCAGGCCGGTtacgtagattgtaggggtggaagtgtgctagacgagggagaggaaggcggcgccggcggctggccgcGTCGCGAGGTTGGAGGAAGGCGGCGCAAGGGAAGGAGCGACGGCTAGGGCAGGGAAGaccgactcctcaaggagtcggcAATAACGATCTATAAGATCTGTTTATTGCTTGATCGATATGGTCTATTACAACTTGTATTTATAAGAGAATtgcgaaaccctaatctgctaacttgggctaagcccctaacttaGGCCTGGCCGGTTGGGCCACCAGGCCGGTCATAACAACAGGTGTAGAATTTTGAAGCTCCATTTTCGAGCGACAAAAAGTGCTGGTGAAATGTTTGTTTCTGCCCACCTAATTGTGactatatatataaataatagaAGGATGGATGCATTGGAGCTAATGGTACCGTACCTGGTTTAACAATGGAAGGTCGGTCAATTGTCAAAAAAAAGGTGGAGGAAATGTCGATCTGCATCTTGTTTGGTGTTCCATTTCCTTCTCGTACCACACATCACAGCAACACTGTGTCTTCAGTCTTCAACTATATGCCTAACTATTAATGTACACATCACGACAACATCGTGTCTTCATCTATACCTAACTATCCTGTAGAGTTGCTCTAGGCTGCAGTTTTGGGCTTCCGATACATACACACGCGTATAGCCAGAGAGGTAAGGTATATTGAACGAAAATGTTGGTCCTGTAAAGCAATAATGGGCAGCCTTGTGTTGTGTCGGTCGTGAGGGCTGTTCTGTTCTTCGCACCGACACGTTTCGGCGGTGGTGTAAGACCTGTTTGTAATGCATGAGTTTTATACCAAGCAAAACAATGTAATTCCCTGAAATCAAGTGGAAAGATCCTTCCAAATGGACCTGATTTTTTCCCCCGGGTAAATGGACCTGATTTCAAGGTTGAATGCATATGCATTGCTCTTCTTCATGTCTATGGGAGAGCAGCGTGATGGAGTACTTCTTTTGTAATTTCATAGCTGTTGATGTAGTTCAGTAAAATTACTATACTAAGTTACCCTCACAAATCTTtattattatattggagttggggatggtgtacCACTTTGATATCAAACATTGGAGAAATCTCAGCCGTCAAATCAACCACAAAAACTCCCATTATATATTGGAACAATCATAACCGAAAGGCCATTTTCTTGCCTTCCCCTTCCGTGCATATCAAAACAGGGAAAGGAAATAACAATCGAATCACAGGAAGTAATTATGTACCAAAAATAAGGATGTCTTCATAATCAGCACAATCAAACAACATGGAAAGCAATCACGCTTAACGATTGGTGATGGTTGGTGTTATGTCGTTCCATTCTCAAATCCCTCACGCCGACAATCTCGTTGGTACCTGGATCATACTCCTCCCCCAACCCTCCCGTTGTTTTCTCTCGCTTGGTAAATTTTCACTAATTCCTCCTCGAGACAAAAGAGAAAATAATAGAGAGGAAGCCGGCCAGGAACCGCACTCGCTGAACCCAGGGTGGAGGAGAGCATTGTTGGGGCTGCATGTTGCAGCCCCTCTTCTTGTTCACTCTCTCGCTCGAACGGAGCGATGAACACCTCACCACGCATACGGCCTTTATTCTTTATTTCAGCTAGCTCATACCACACATCTGACCAATACACGGTGGAGGGGTTTTATACCTAGGCAAGGCACAGACGCACGCTGCCCACCTCGTCCATGTTCTGCTAGCACTACCACGCACACGACGCGCACAAGCACCCACgacgccgctgccggaggccagaATGAATAAGAAGTGCCAACCATAGCGAACCAGAGGTTGTTGCAGAGGCCGCGGCGCAAACGACGACTGCTACGGCGCAACGAGTACCGTCCTTCACGGTGACGGTCACGGTCGGTTCAGCCATGCCAGGATAGCAAGGTATACACAATACACGCTCATGTTCTAATTGCTtgagtttttttcttttcttttggtaaCCTTTGAATCTTTGTATTCTGGTCTGGATGATTTCATTTTTAATAAACACGATtaggaaggaaagaaaagaaaagaaaaaagaagggaAAAAAATTGCATGTATTTTTGTGAAAATTATAAAAGAGAGAATGTTGGAATCATGATGGTGTTAGAAAATATGATAAGTTTCTTTCTTCTTGCATATCCTGATGTCAAACTTTGCATCGTCTCCACAGCTTTGATTTGTCTGAAATAGGCCATTAGGAAGCAACATGCACCGTTGTTGTAGCAAATCCAGCTATGAAGTATCAACCGAAAATGGATCGAAATAAATTGAAGAGGTATGCCACTTAATCACTACAATCTCGGGTACCTTTTGTATTTCTCAAGTTCAATGCAATATATGATGGATGTTGAGGATTTTAGATTTCTTGGATGTGACAGATGGTGAAATCAGCTTTGAAAAATTATAGGATGGAGGATGCTCGTGATGAGGACAAACATGTGTCACAAATAACTGGGTTGATGAGATTATGCGCAAGAGAAGAGTTAGCTTAGGTGGAGGCAACGGTGCGAGTTTCCAAAGGTTCATCTGCAACCATTATACTGCGATTAGTTAAAGATTTTTAAGCTCTAACCAGGTGAATTTTCGTTTTATGTTCTTTGTCTTGGATGTTGTCAAGCAATAGTGCATGCCAGCTTGCTAGAATAGTATAATTGGAGGTCGGATAACACAGTTAAAGGCTGGTTTAGATCTATTCCATCCCAAAGCTTGTAGTGTAACTGTGCATCCAATGTTATCTTAGTGTCAAGCATGTGCACAATGCATCAGAGGTACAACAAAAGACTATGGAAGAATTATTAAGGAAACATTACTTTAGAAGAATAGTGGGGCAATATAGAAGCCAAGTTCATTTTTTCGCTGTTTCATACTCCAATCAAAAGATGAATAGGACGTGACATAACTAATGGCTGACCGACCTATATTTTTTGACATGCTTGATGCTTCTTTGTACTGTCTAGGTTGTAGTTGCCGTCTCACGTTCGAAGATGACGCCGCCACTGCGATTGTGCTCTTGATGTCATCTGTCTTCCGTCCAGTCTCTTACGCTTAATTGTTGGAAAAAATTATCTCCAATGCAACAAACATTCCCTCCATCTCTATATCCTCTCACCTCATTTGCATTTTGTACATGCAGATCTGGACCTCGTTGGTTCTACATAAGCAACAACCATAGTATGCAAGCCAATTGTATGATTTGTCTCGGATAGGGAAATAAATTGTACCAAATGCATGCCTGGTAGATATTGGTGCAAATCATTGTGCTTTGGAAGAAGTCTAGATGCTTGAATCCGTAGGTAGCCCCTGTTCACCCATTATTTGTAACAGACAACAATATGCATGTTTTGTCATTGTAGTTGATTCGGTTAGTAATTTGACATTGTAACAATAAATCCATCCGGAGTGGGCTGAGCTTGGAACTGTTGATTTTAACATAACCTTACTACATGATGCGTGATAAACATCACTCAAAAGATTCTATCTTCATGTTGAGGTTGTAACTTGTTGCTTCATGTTGCTCTTATCAGGATATCAGCCTTAGAAGGTTTATTATAGTGTTTCTAACTTCAAAATGGTTAGGATTCATAAAGTTCTAACATTTGAAAAAATAGGCCTTGTGGCCGACAAGTTGTTAGACTCATGGGTCCGCTTGTGAATAAAGCAATTTTCAGTAATGAACACCACCAATAAGATAACATGTGTAATGAGTAGAACCAATGGTATGTGGCATAATTCCGCATTCTTCTAGCTCATAATCTGTGTTTGTGCTTGATGGGTTGTCTGTCTGCTATACAACTAACTAGAAATTAATATTAATCAGAGATAGTTAGTTTCATCTATTTTTGTTGAAATACTATTTGGAGTATTATTTTTTAAACTGTAAACTATATGGCTATGTCTCTTTACACAGACCAACTTTTTCATGTATATTATGTTTATTTGTGTGATAGGAAAAAAATAaagtccgtagcaacgcacgggcattcaactagtgagGTAATAAACAGTTTCTTGTTTCCATTAACAAAACATCTTTCTTTCTTCGCTCTTTTGGAACCGGTACAGGATTGGTGCTTCTCTACTTGGTTTACGTTAGTGACTGGAATTTAGTGAACATTGAACAAACGTAACTAATTCACCCTTTTTTTTAATCAAATCCTGCCAATAATTTAAAAAGGAAGGGTCATTCCACCATGTCGCAGTTTTGGTCATTTCCAGCTTTATGAGTACATTGACCCCTTACATTTCCGACTCATTTCATGAGAGAGCACAGTGCACTGAACCTCCCGTGGAAAAAAAACAATAGGTTTATTTGCTTTTTAAATTGTTTTTTTGAAACTTGATGAAACTGGATAAAACATGCTAACACTAATCTGAAAGCGTAAAATATGTTAAATCTAACGGCACAAAAGTGCACGGGGAAGCTGCGCACGGTACAAGAGCATTTCACACCTCTATTGGCTATATAGTACGTCTTGGATGCAGATGGCAGTATAATGCAAGCTTGCTCCGTTTTGGGAGTGAATGCCGTGCACCCACCGACACGTTtccttttaaatttttttttttgagatacatTACTCAGAACCAGAGTCAAGTACAAGTCTGTTTTGGATACAATCGGGTGCTACACCACGCCATACCCTACGCATCTTATTGTTGCAACCCTTCTTCACCATTCTATGTGCCGCATCATTAGCATACATGTTTGCAATGGAAGAATCTATACATCAAAGCAAAACACTGTAAATTCCCTGAAATTGATAAGAATCCTTACGAATGGAGCTTATGTAAGTATTCAAATAGATAATATCCCCTCTAGTTGAGTTTATAAGTACAACGTGTATTCCTGAGTTATGAATTTGATCCATGATTTGAATTATATAAACATAGAAATCAATAAATCATACCATTCAAAACTTTGACATCTAATTTTTTGAATGATATATTTTTAATCATATATAGTATACCTTATATTAAGTTGATAAAATTGATAAGGTTGGAAATACGCGTCAAGCTTGTAAAGCTCACCGGAGGGACGAGGGAGTACGCTAATCTAGCTGAAAAATAAGGGAGGAAAATACTGTACATGAGTAAATCAAAACTGGTGCGCGTGTCCCTAACCGTTGACCCATCGCATCCCCCGGTACGGTGCGGTGGTGCGTCGGTGCTAAGAAACCCACCGGCAAGGCAACAACCATTTTTCCGCAATACTACAAAACCCATCCCATTTCCCGTTCCCAGCTTCCTCAGATCCAAATCGCGCGCGAGAAACACACACAGATCTCGCCATGGCCTCCGctgctcctcccctcctccccacctccgtcccggccgccgcccccgccaccgTCCTCTCCGCCGCTCTCGACGCCGCCACCTCCATCGCCTCCCCGGACCCGGCCGCCACGCGCGCCTTCCTGGGCCGCGTCTACGACTCCGCCAAGCGCTCCCTCTCGGGCGCCCGCCCCTGGCCGgagctcctggaccgcgccgCGCTCTCCCGCCCGGACTCCCTCTCCGACGCCACCGCGCGCCTCCGCAAGAACCTCGCCTACTTCCGCGTCAACTACGCCGCGCTCGTCGCGCTCTCCCTCGCCGTCGCGCTCCTCGCCCACCCCTtctccctcgccgccctcctcgcGCTCCTCGCCGCCTGGTGCTTCCTCTACCTGCTCCGCCCCACCGACGCCGCCCCGCTCGTCGCCTTCGGACGCACCTTCTCCGACAGGGAGACGCTCGGCGGCCTCATCGCCGCCTCCGTCTTCATCGTCTTCCTCACCTCCGTCGGCGGGATCATCTTCTCCGCGCTCGCGCTCGGCGCCGCCATCGTCTGCGCGCACGGGGCATTCCGCGTGCCAGAGGACCTCTTCCTCGACGAGGTGCCCGACCAGGGCctcggaggaggcggcgccaCCCTCAACCTGCTCTCCTTCATCAACGGCGCCACCGGAGGACGCGTCTGAGTCCACCTCTCcgctctgctctgctctgctccTCCGAAGAGACGAGTCCTCGTTGGCTTGTTTCAGATCGTCATATGTACTACAAGGAGAAGAAGATTAGGAGACGATGAATTCATGTTATACAACAGATACAGTATTATACACATAAGAAACGAACCCTGCCTGCTGGATCtagttttgtttcatttttttgcaTTTCATATTGCTGTATGGTGACAAGGTTGAGCTTATTACTAGTATTGAGATTCTTATGATAAATCTCGAAAACAAATTTTCATATGATACGCGTCTCATCGTTGCCACCACACAAATCAAAAATAAATTGCAGCTGATTTCTTCTAAGCATCAAATGAAATGTATGATCATTAAATTACACCATTTCTTTTCAAGAGATCGGTCGATGTGGTTGTCATAGATAGATGATCTGGACCCATGGaatctctaagagcatctccagctaaAAAATCGTCTCGGTCGCATGCCCCAGGCCGCTTCCTCCGAACGTCCCTTAAAtattgtccggcgtccctagcccatcccctgtgtatagaggctccatcggggacgccggacacgatTTTTACACTTgttttttgtttggaggtcgcgtttaGGGGACGTGGCTAGGAAAGAGACCTCCTCCAAACGAAAATGTCGTCCGGACGTCCCCAAAACGAAAATTCGGCGCTATTGCCGGACGTCGtttggggatgcgactggagatgctctgaagaaCTGGGCAACGCAAGGTCCATTGGTCAACGGCTTGCCGTCCCAAGAACCTTGGTGTCCTCCACATGGAGCAGTTTGCTAGAGCTCTCCGGTTGAGATGACCATGACTTAAATGGAAGGATCAGAAAAAAAAAATGGGTGGGAATCAGGAATGGGCAACATTTGCTCCAGTTTGGATTTGGAAATTATTCTATAGCAAAACCttcgttaagagcatctccagtcgcgtcccccaaaccgcgccggatcgagcgtttgggggacgtgttttgttcgtgccgcctttgggggacgtcgctccccagccgcgtcccccaaacgccgccccaatcagaaattcaaatagatgcattcaaaagagatcgtttccgccgattcgtcgcgatcagagtagcggagatcgatcaaagtactgggtgcgcgatcatattacagaccggtggtgcatgcaaattagaagaaggggaaggggttgggcgacggcgtcgtatctCCGAGTCGACgcgaggcccgtcgagcacgatgacctcgtcgcgatccgcccgttcgttgtgcatggtgcgtctgctccgtcgccgacgcagaggccgacgcaggtgtagcagtagaagacgcgtcagcctgctcttgctgcgttgccgctgccgccgatgccgctgccagggccgccgcgtccgccgccgccattttggcttcgatgtcgtcgaggatctggcctttgaagaagttgtgcgccctccgtcctttccgctccgccgtcgatagcttccggcacaGGCAATCTTGCTtccattgatcgtcggtccatccttcaggcttcttcttcaaagccggcgccttccgcggcctcgcgaacggcgccgtgccgccctttcgtcccattgcccggcgtcttcttggccgctttcttcgccatcttttgggggctgtcggcggcgccatgtggagagggtagcgccggtgtcaacacccggatttttaagtccggatgcctgttatgccatacatcgcaatcccgggaatattgttgttgcgagacataacagttgaatatcataagtcatcattcattacataccatagtcgtcttacaaatagagatcacatgatccaatattacacaaatagttgatctattgatcaacggacacaaagttcatagtATCATAGCGgaagtgtgatacgtctccaacgtatcgacaatttcttatgttccatgccacattattgatgatatctacatgttttatgctcactttatgtcatattcgtgcattttctggaactaacctattaacaagatgccaaagtgccagttcctgttttctgctgtttttggtttcagaaatcctagtaaagaaatattctcggaattggacgaaatcaacgcccaggttcctattttgcccggaagcatccagaacacacgagaaccgccagagagggggcacaggcccaccaaaccctaggccggcgcggccaggggggcccgcgcccccctatggtgtggccaccctgtcagccctcctgcgccgcctcttcgcctacttaaagcctccgtagcgaaaaccctgatacgttcgacgaaacccacagaaaccttccagagccgccgccatcgcgaagccaagatccaggggacaggagtctccgttccggcacgccgccggaacggggaagtgccccggaaggcttctccatcgacaccgctgccatctccaccgccatcttcatcaccgctgttgctcccatgag contains:
- the LOC124699186 gene encoding PRA1 family protein B2-like — translated: MASAAPPLLPTSVPAAAPATVLSAALDAATSIASPDPAATRAFLGRVYDSAKRSLSGARPWPELLDRAALSRPDSLSDATARLRKNLAYFRVNYAALVALSLAVALLAHPFSLAALLALLAAWCFLYLLRPTDAAPLVAFGRTFSDRETLGGLIAASVFIVFLTSVGGIIFSALALGAAIVCAHGAFRVPEDLFLDEVPDQGLGGGGATLNLLSFINGATGGRV